The following are encoded in a window of uncultured Sphaerochaeta sp. genomic DNA:
- a CDS encoding MFS transporter, whose translation MHNRWIVLIAGLIMQTILGGIYAWSTLTPWLAESYGISNGESGFVFGLSIAVFTLVMVYSGHLLAKKGPRIPALIGALLYMAGYFLASRSHGSFPLLLLAVGVVAGSGIGFAYVVPLSVGMQWFPRQKGLITGLSVGGFGGGAIILSSIIEAGKLSGLSLDRFFLFYSLVSGSLLFLAALLLSSPPATTGKNSGEMQVHQAHSEKPMVLSILGMFSGTFAGLLLVGNLAPYALSKGLAEEMTVLSVVLFSLGNLSGRIIWGHIFDRTGYRIIPWSLLLASLFYVLIRVASGSLLFLVSVLVLGFLFGSQFVLYAGYLSKTYGVTSFSKRYPLVFLSYGLAGIIAPGIGGWIADTTGSYNTAIMLCLMLLSVSGLVLITANRKR comes from the coding sequence ATGCACAACCGTTGGATTGTCCTGATTGCCGGACTGATAATGCAAACCATATTGGGGGGTATCTATGCTTGGAGTACCCTTACCCCATGGCTTGCAGAGAGTTATGGTATCAGCAACGGGGAGAGTGGATTTGTATTCGGTTTGAGCATTGCTGTCTTTACCTTGGTCATGGTGTACTCCGGACACCTATTGGCCAAGAAAGGCCCAAGAATCCCAGCCCTCATAGGTGCACTCCTCTATATGGCAGGGTATTTCCTGGCCTCCCGTTCCCATGGTTCCTTTCCCCTCTTATTGCTTGCGGTAGGAGTTGTTGCAGGGTCTGGGATTGGCTTTGCCTATGTTGTCCCTCTGTCGGTTGGGATGCAGTGGTTCCCTCGCCAAAAGGGATTGATCACCGGACTCTCTGTTGGAGGGTTTGGAGGAGGGGCTATCATTCTTTCTTCCATCATTGAGGCAGGTAAGCTCTCCGGTCTTTCCCTGGATCGTTTCTTCCTCTTCTATAGTCTTGTCAGTGGATCACTGCTCTTCCTTGCTGCGCTGTTGCTCTCTTCCCCCCCAGCGACAACAGGAAAGAATTCAGGGGAGATGCAAGTGCATCAAGCCCATTCTGAGAAGCCTATGGTGCTCAGCATCCTCGGGATGTTCAGTGGAACCTTCGCTGGATTGCTGCTTGTTGGAAACCTTGCTCCCTATGCTCTCTCCAAGGGTCTTGCTGAGGAGATGACCGTGCTTTCGGTTGTCCTGTTCTCGCTTGGGAACCTGAGCGGTAGGATTATATGGGGACATATCTTTGACAGGACAGGTTATCGTATTATTCCCTGGTCACTCCTGCTCGCTTCTCTCTTCTATGTACTGATACGAGTTGCATCGGGTAGCTTGCTATTTCTGGTAAGCGTACTTGTCCTGGGCTTCTTGTTTGGTTCTCAGTTTGTGCTTTATGCAGGGTATCTCTCCAAGACCTATGGGGTAACATCGTTTTCCAAGCGCTACCCCTTGGTTTTCCTCTCATACGGACTTGCCGGTATCATTGCCCCTGGCATTGGTGGTTGGATTGCTGATACCACAGGTTCCTACAATACGGCGATTATGCTCTGTTTGATGCTGTTGTCTGTTTCTGGGCTGGTTCTGATTACTGCGAACAGGAAGCGCTAA
- a CDS encoding MATE family efflux transporter — translation MEDQRETKNSQYILLDDRRVIRLLAKLSLPAMIGLLVNTLYTMVDMLFVGQAVGPTGLAALGISMGGYLILTATALMMGIGGASLVSRQLGAGEKEEAERTAFVSVGGMLLISVTLGVMGLLFFPQLASMLGSDAETYPLVRSYLGVLLAGSPLITLSTVLNALLRSQGKVKASMVASIIGNGCNILLDFLLIIVLDWGVMGAAVATVVGQSSSALFAFCILSSRRSAFSIRKGEGDPFFQLFGRIASLGSPTLVRQLGTSVVTIVVNRSLLLYGDTLAIAAYGVIWTLLMFFNMPISGIVQGFQPIVGYHAGARRNEEVIRVLKASLLVTFLIGCFFLLLVTLFPGVFLRLFTKDEQLLERAVPAARLLLASLPFLGMQSVGTAFFQAIGKALPALVLWIGRQFVLLIPLILLLGNYLGAKGIYLAFPIADFLSALFILYLVFRHLKQGSYSTT, via the coding sequence ATGGAAGACCAGAGAGAAACGAAGAATAGCCAGTATATATTGTTGGATGACCGAAGAGTGATCCGTCTTCTAGCAAAGCTATCCCTGCCAGCCATGATTGGACTCCTTGTGAATACCCTCTACACGATGGTTGATATGTTGTTCGTCGGTCAGGCAGTTGGGCCTACCGGTCTTGCCGCTCTCGGCATCTCCATGGGAGGCTACCTGATTTTAACGGCAACAGCACTGATGATGGGCATTGGGGGAGCTTCCCTGGTTTCCCGGCAGCTAGGAGCTGGAGAGAAAGAGGAGGCAGAAAGGACTGCCTTTGTCAGTGTGGGTGGTATGCTCCTTATCTCAGTTACTCTTGGTGTGATGGGCCTGCTGTTTTTCCCACAGCTTGCATCCATGCTGGGCTCTGATGCTGAGACCTACCCGTTGGTACGAAGCTACCTGGGAGTTTTGCTTGCAGGATCTCCACTCATTACTCTCTCCACCGTTTTGAATGCACTCTTGCGTTCCCAAGGGAAGGTAAAGGCATCGATGGTAGCCAGCATCATCGGAAATGGGTGCAATATCCTTCTAGATTTTCTACTGATCATCGTCCTTGATTGGGGAGTGATGGGGGCTGCTGTTGCAACCGTGGTTGGCCAATCATCCTCTGCCCTGTTTGCCTTTTGCATCCTTTCCTCTCGTCGTTCTGCATTCTCTATCAGAAAGGGGGAAGGGGATCCTTTCTTTCAGTTGTTTGGTCGGATTGCTTCTCTTGGCTCTCCTACGCTGGTGAGACAGCTTGGGACCAGTGTGGTGACCATAGTGGTCAATCGAAGCCTGCTTCTCTATGGAGATACCCTTGCCATTGCTGCCTATGGGGTTATTTGGACCCTGTTGATGTTTTTCAATATGCCGATCTCAGGTATTGTCCAGGGATTCCAGCCAATCGTAGGCTACCATGCAGGAGCTAGGAGAAATGAAGAGGTCATTCGGGTACTCAAGGCCTCCCTACTTGTTACCTTTCTCATTGGATGTTTCTTCCTGCTGCTTGTTACCCTGTTTCCTGGCGTCTTTCTTCGCCTCTTTACCAAGGATGAGCAATTGCTGGAAAGGGCAGTGCCGGCGGCCAGGTTGCTGTTGGCCAGTCTGCCGTTCTTGGGGATGCAAAGTGTAGGAACGGCCTTTTTCCAGGCGATTGGGAAGGCCTTACCGGCACTCGTACTCTGGATAGGAAGGCAGTTTGTACTCTTGATTCCCCTGATCTTGCTGCTTGGAAACTACCTCGGAGCAAAGGGGATCTATCTTGCCTTCCCCATTGCTGACTTTCTCTCTGCTCTGTTTATTCTGTATCTGGTTTTTCGCCATCTAAAACAGGGATCATACAGCACCACGTAA
- a CDS encoding helix-turn-helix transcriptional regulator, with the protein MDRRELLANFVTELNRGTLTLCVLSQLTTPQYGYSLLQILAEKHIELEANTLYPMLRRLETQGVLESSWNTSENRPRKFYQLTEEGKNIFTALTSQWREQQSHIEALLGEESHA; encoded by the coding sequence ATGGATAGGAGAGAGCTTCTTGCCAACTTTGTAACAGAACTCAACAGAGGTACCCTGACGCTCTGTGTTCTCAGCCAACTCACCACTCCTCAGTATGGGTACTCCCTATTGCAGATACTTGCAGAGAAGCACATAGAGTTGGAAGCCAATACACTCTACCCCATGCTCAGGAGACTGGAAACCCAAGGTGTCCTGGAGAGCAGCTGGAATACCAGCGAAAACAGACCGAGGAAGTTCTACCAACTCACCGAGGAAGGAAAGAACATATTCACAGCACTTACAAGCCAATGGAGAGAGCAACAATCACACATTGAAGCGTTGCTCGGGGAGGAGAGCCATGCATGA
- a CDS encoding DUF4954 family protein codes for MNDKVMVLPEVRFGYGFIPPEFLPEGKDEYYLRNIQNKKDPGSYRHLKEEEIALLEENLNTSPCWDDVLVSDPFDPSLIKNSEFYGLVRIGSMARQIVSFHDFSVPVGITNSRIVSCDIGDSCAILDCSYLSHYILDHHVIIYRIGEMQTTNHAKFGSGILKDGEDPEVLTTMDIMNEAGGRTIRPFDGMLPSDAYLWGTYRDDEALMKIFETLTDKTCDARRGYYGFVGQQSVIKSCDTVKDVWVGEGAYIKGANKLKNLRLRSTLDEPIQIGEGVELVNGIIGAGSRVFYGCKAIRFIMGDNCNLKYGARLIHSFLGDNSTVSCCELLSNLIFGGHEQHHNNSFLIASMIMGQSNMAAGANIGSNHNSRGNDGEMVAGRGFWPALSSTLKYDCKFASYVLIAKGNYPHELNIPLPFSLLGADAKEGRRVVMPAYWWMYNLYALERNSYKYRKRDKRKVIRQQIETDYLAPDTVNEIFAACDLLCEWVGINYNRTRPSSQERSDLITQGRTLITTKPSEVQSMQMYVWELENSNEPVEVLKTVEAYQAYQQMLRYYAVKTLSEYCTTHEVTISEFQQAHDTVLEPWLNIGGQLVPEYRFEALRDGLKEGSITSWDEVHDAYSYWFSLYEEDKALHALATLLKVLGCSEINQGQWEQVVDEVAAIRLEIENQVFKTKEKDFNNRFRFSTYRTVEERNAVLGSLDDNPFIQESKQITEQVLSRIRQVRFS; via the coding sequence ATGAATGACAAAGTGATGGTATTGCCAGAAGTGCGGTTCGGATACGGGTTCATCCCCCCGGAATTTCTTCCCGAGGGAAAGGATGAGTATTATCTAAGGAACATCCAGAACAAGAAGGATCCAGGAAGCTATCGGCATCTGAAGGAAGAGGAAATAGCCCTGCTCGAGGAGAACCTGAATACTTCCCCCTGTTGGGATGATGTGCTGGTGAGTGATCCCTTTGACCCTTCCTTGATCAAGAACAGCGAATTCTATGGGCTGGTACGTATTGGAAGCATGGCGCGTCAGATTGTCAGTTTTCATGACTTCTCTGTACCTGTAGGGATTACCAACAGCAGAATTGTCAGCTGTGATATCGGGGACAGTTGCGCCATTCTCGATTGCAGCTATCTCAGCCACTATATTCTTGACCATCATGTCATCATCTACCGTATTGGAGAGATGCAGACTACCAACCATGCAAAGTTCGGCAGCGGTATTCTCAAGGACGGGGAAGACCCAGAGGTGTTGACCACCATGGATATCATGAATGAAGCAGGAGGAAGGACGATTAGGCCCTTTGATGGAATGCTTCCCTCCGATGCCTACCTCTGGGGTACCTATCGCGATGATGAGGCGTTGATGAAGATCTTTGAGACGTTGACTGACAAGACGTGCGACGCACGTCGTGGGTACTACGGATTTGTCGGTCAACAGTCGGTCATCAAATCATGCGATACCGTGAAGGATGTCTGGGTTGGGGAAGGAGCCTATATCAAAGGAGCCAACAAACTCAAGAATCTCCGTCTCCGCTCTACCTTGGACGAGCCGATACAGATCGGTGAAGGCGTTGAGCTGGTAAACGGCATAATCGGTGCAGGAAGCAGGGTGTTCTATGGATGCAAGGCAATCCGATTCATCATGGGGGATAACTGTAATCTCAAATATGGTGCACGTCTTATTCACTCATTCCTTGGGGACAACTCAACGGTCAGTTGTTGTGAGCTACTGAGCAACCTTATCTTTGGGGGACACGAACAACACCACAACAACTCCTTTTTGATTGCAAGTATGATCATGGGACAGTCGAATATGGCTGCCGGTGCGAATATTGGCTCCAATCACAACAGTCGTGGAAATGACGGGGAGATGGTTGCCGGCAGGGGATTCTGGCCAGCCCTGAGCAGTACGCTCAAATATGACTGCAAGTTTGCAAGCTATGTCTTGATCGCCAAGGGGAACTATCCCCATGAGTTGAACATCCCCCTTCCATTCAGCCTGCTTGGTGCAGACGCCAAGGAGGGAAGAAGGGTGGTTATGCCTGCATATTGGTGGATGTACAACCTCTATGCTCTGGAGCGCAATAGTTACAAATATCGTAAGCGTGACAAGCGAAAGGTTATCCGTCAACAGATAGAGACCGACTATCTTGCTCCTGATACAGTCAATGAGATTTTTGCGGCCTGTGACCTGCTCTGTGAGTGGGTGGGGATCAATTACAACAGGACCCGGCCCTCATCCCAGGAGCGAAGTGACCTGATCACCCAAGGTCGCACTTTGATCACCACGAAGCCTTCAGAAGTACAGTCAATGCAAATGTATGTCTGGGAGTTGGAAAACAGCAACGAGCCGGTTGAGGTACTCAAGACGGTGGAAGCATACCAGGCGTATCAACAGATGCTTCGTTACTACGCTGTGAAGACACTCAGCGAGTATTGCACCACCCATGAAGTTACCATCAGTGAGTTCCAGCAGGCCCATGATACAGTGCTCGAGCCTTGGCTCAATATCGGAGGGCAACTTGTTCCTGAGTATCGTTTTGAGGCTCTCAGGGATGGTTTGAAGGAAGGCTCTATCACCTCTTGGGATGAAGTACATGATGCTTATTCCTACTGGTTTTCTCTCTATGAGGAAGACAAAGCTCTGCATGCCCTGGCAACACTGCTCAAGGTGTTAGGGTGTAGTGAAATCAACCAGGGGCAATGGGAGCAGGTGGTTGATGAGGTAGCCGCCATTCGCCTTGAAATCGAAAACCAGGTCTTCAAGACCAAGGAGAAGGATTTCAACAACCGGTTCCGTTTCAGTACCTACCGTACGGTGGAGGAACGGAACGCGGTGCTTGGCAGCCTTGATGACAATCCTTTCATCCAGGAGTCAAAGCAGATCACTGAACAGGTGCTTTCCCGGATTCGGCAGGTTCGTTTCTCCTGA
- a CDS encoding alpha/beta hydrolase — MADYDLSPKMKRMVALINKIAIKDPEGLTPKRIEELNDISIPNNLVIRKLLGKSAKNITTKTFIIPVTDGMISGYLFEKQGSRGISDLTPLIIFYHGGGWVWGNMDLYNFLCAHLADITGAAVLSVDYRLAPKYKFPTAVEDCYDTLVWAAAGCRYWKTDPDRIFLIGDSAGGNLAAVVSRLARDRKGPTIAGQVLLYPVTDGRMRTNSYEKHKDAPSLTDKQMAFFINSYQREPKDILNPNFSPLLAKDHSRLPETLIIGAEYDPLHDDGMLYADALSSADTPVKYLEVKKTIHGFINYPKATGTEETESAIIQFISGRPVAQVALISRKEWAKAQKKELKKIKKQSKHYIDARVQ; from the coding sequence ATGGCAGACTATGATTTGTCTCCGAAGATGAAACGTATGGTCGCCCTGATAAACAAGATCGCAATAAAAGATCCTGAAGGGCTTACACCAAAACGCATTGAGGAGCTTAACGATATATCTATCCCTAATAACCTGGTGATCCGCAAACTGCTTGGCAAGAGTGCGAAGAACATCACCACCAAGACCTTCATCATCCCGGTTACCGATGGGATGATCAGTGGATATCTTTTTGAGAAGCAAGGCTCACGTGGTATCAGCGATCTCACCCCCTTAATCATCTTCTACCATGGTGGTGGATGGGTTTGGGGTAATATGGATCTCTACAACTTCCTCTGTGCCCATCTAGCCGATATCACTGGGGCAGCAGTTCTCTCTGTGGATTATCGACTTGCGCCAAAGTACAAGTTCCCCACAGCGGTTGAGGATTGTTATGATACATTGGTCTGGGCAGCAGCAGGATGCCGATATTGGAAGACGGACCCAGATCGGATCTTCTTGATCGGAGACAGTGCAGGAGGAAACCTTGCTGCAGTGGTCAGTCGACTTGCTCGTGACCGAAAGGGGCCTACCATTGCCGGCCAGGTCCTGCTCTATCCGGTAACTGACGGCCGGATGAGGACCAATAGTTATGAGAAGCACAAGGATGCGCCTTCCTTGACTGACAAGCAGATGGCTTTCTTCATCAATAGCTACCAACGGGAGCCAAAGGATATCCTCAATCCAAACTTCTCCCCACTGCTCGCTAAAGATCATAGCAGGCTTCCCGAAACCCTGATTATTGGTGCTGAGTACGACCCCCTCCATGATGATGGGATGCTCTATGCCGATGCATTGTCTTCAGCAGATACCCCGGTAAAATATCTTGAGGTAAAGAAGACCATCCATGGCTTCATCAACTACCCGAAGGCTACAGGGACAGAGGAAACCGAGAGTGCCATCATCCAGTTCATCAGTGGCAGGCCGGTTGCGCAGGTGGCGTTGATCAGCCGGAAAGAGTGGGCAAAGGCGCAGAAGAAAGAGCTGAAAAAAATCAAGAAACAGAGCAAG